The window TCAACTTACATACTAAGGTACTATAGTAGAggactagaggtggcaaaaagGGCAGGCAGGTAACGGGCTTAGGTCAAGATGGGCAATTTAATACATGTTGCGACGGTTCAGGTCGTGTTGTTTGAATCTTTTAACCATTATAGAGTGGAActagaaaggaaagaaaaagacaCTAACCAATCACGATAGCACTTTAAGCATAGTGAATGACTGCACCTGGGCAACACCACTTTGCTATTTGCTTCCATGCAAATCCCGCATTCCCTTTCTCTTTCCACATCAGCATCAGAGGGCTTCTCATTCTCCAATCCGTTCTTTTTTGAGTACCTTGCCAAACATATCTCCTTCTGTTTCCTATCGTCCAAATCAGTAATCCCGGTTTGCAGTTGCATTATCGAGGGAAACATAAAACCTGTACACATAGACTCAAACCTTAAAACATTTGAACAAGATCAACTTCGATTACCCTTATATTTCATAATTCTTACCATAAAACTGCCTGATGCTTGCATTTCTTTCATTAATTTTCAAAGTAGTTTTGCCGTCAGCATATATCTGTTTCAGTAATCAACTTGCAGCTCAATTAAGTAactaataaaaacataacatcCTTATCAGAGTAGGTGTTACAGAATTACGTGTACCGTATAGATGAAAACACGAACCAAACCAAGTGCTCCGGCAAATTTGCAATTTGCCCATGGAAAAAGATAGGAAAAAAGATCTGCAGCTGGACTAAAATACAGCCTCATTTGAATACATGCTCCATTATCATCCTTAATAGTATTTAATGCCCTGAATATCATCACcaaaataaacattatttcttCATGTCACTTTTAAAACAATCATGGTAAAGCAAGTAAACATCTGAACCACATTTCCCATTGtactttttcaaaatcttgatcAATTTCACAACTTACCAACTTCATAGGTGTTCGTGATAGCGTTTTCACAGATTACGCAACTACGGTGTTTGCAAAAAATCAgagataattatatatatatatatatatatatatatatatatatatatatatatatatatatatatatatataataaatagtatTCAACATACCATCTCTAAAAAGTACTGTAGTCATCTttaagattagaaaagaaaaaagataattgtGAATTGACATTACTAATCAGTTCTTTACAATGTACGGACTTATAAAATAAACCGATAAGCAGTTTATATAATAAGTAATAAAATATCAAACATCcacgaaaaaaaataaaaaaaaaaaaaatcagcaaTTCAGCATCAAAACAGCActcattataaaataaaataaaaagatttagtAGTATATAGTAATACTTACAGAGTATTGGCATGTTGAATATCAGCTTCAAGAACTTTAAGTGAAttcttataattattcttaccCATTAATTATCATAGATAAATTAAAAAGctttaagaaaaagaaagctTAAattgccttgtactaaaaaaaataaacgcTTTTGACGTTATTCAAAACACAGTTTTTTATGAACATTGAGAATCCCTAAATAAATTCCTGGTTTCGATAAatatgaacttttttttgtttcttttgtgaaaagaaaaagaaaaaaggatttacgtttatttgtttttgtgtcTAATGACATGACATTCCTGATACAAATACAATTATCCTTGCATAGGAAGAACACTCTGctgctttttttgtttttatcttaattattatactatatttgtttttttttgttatactaTATTTTGAACCCTATACACACTATTGTTTACGAGATGGATACCCATGCAATACGATGGTGGCGGCAACAGGCGGGGGTGTTAACGATGTGATTATCAATCTTAAAGTAATAGATGTAAATAgtaatttagttattttgtggttaagagatgtatattttgtaaataactttattaaaaatataatagagatattaggtgaaaatatttaaattaattagtaaatgagatagatagtttggaaaaatatgggtgtaaaatattttaagaatatattggatagatttagtgtgagttaggaatgtgttaaaaattaaggttagtttgtatattaatatagtatagatatagatttaggaaTAAAGGGTTTCGTGctaatgtaaattaaaagggtaaaataaggattttaaagatagagtgtttaatttgggaggggatagtttgtttatatagggagtatagataatatattttattaaaaataaattatatatgtaatccaacaaaaatttaaGAAATAACAAACCagtaaatttaattataaacaatgtgattaaaagaacaaagctaaagtcaaaaataaataacGTAATATGATAACATTGACGAAAAAGTTTAACTTATCTTTTAATATCCTATCATGACTTCTTCTTGTTGTTGTAATAGTTATCTTAATAATAcattatatactatattttagatccgtgtccaacactggacacgagacgtacgatattattaatattagatattaatacatgtaactcataaaagcttataagttcaaagttgaagatataagtagatactTATTGTTCAATTCAAATATCAAGAAtgttaaactaataaaaaaaaattaatgtaataaaagaacattgaaaGGATATACTCTCCTTCATTatttgaaagacttctttatGGACTAAATTTGTTGTAATATTTTTTGTcttttgatctttgtcacatattaacaccttaaatcCCTTCTCGACTTAATCcgagatactgcaatgtacaattgttcgtgtgtgaaaaccggactttgtagatagaaaccaattttaataacattgtaaaattaattattttagttatttgttttttattaattaaataaaactatgtaaaaaacaaaatgatgacatcagcgagagtcagtttgatgaaatcgagcaatatgattggttaataagtcattagttcaactgttttttagtatatattaaatttaaaatagtacaattactattaaaatcttaatatatttacatcaaatttaatttgtttttaattaattagtatatatatatatatatatgatagaacatattattagctattattttatcggatatatattagttattattatatgtgtttattatattcaaattatcgggtaaaaagtgtaaatttgtgatggaaaataaaaaagtgtaaattaaagtcaaaattgaaaacaaaaatcaacattaaaaaattgagagctgtgattggttgataagttattagagcaactgtacTTTAGTATTataaaagattaagattaagattgtatgagtaacttttagttttttttagcaTTGTATAATAATCATGGTTTACAATTTTTAACCCGCAcaaaagtttttattaattagatacaAATAAACTTTGATCTGTTaatcttattttgttttttaaaataaatatttttttttgacgACATTCTAATCTACTCCTATTTTTAAATTACACGCATGTCTACGATGAAACTCAGGATTTCCGAAAAATCCTTATTAATCCACCtccacaaatgtgggaagtgtGACTCGAACCCAAATGGATTTCCCCAAGTTCAAATACCTTatcaatgggccaccaacccccattggttttaaaatcaatatttactTATAATCAATAATCTAACTTTATAAATGTTGTGCTTAATAcccttttgttaaaaaaaataatgacgATATTGTCTTCTTTATAAGTAAAGTTAGGAGAATCTTAATCGTTGTGTTAAAATCAtggattaagattaaaaattaattttttaatcatgacttttgattttaatcaagTGATAATGATTAcctatttgtttattttttattttttaactttgtgataaagaaaaatatttttattaattattatttagttgAACCGAATATGATTTGATACGTGCAAATTCAATTTAACATTGAAGTTTTTGGGGTTATCTTATATGGCTTGGAATTAATCTTATATGAACCCATGTATTTCTATGACTTATGGAGTTATGGCTTAGACGGTTGGAAATAATGATCTTGACAACTGTTCGGGGTTTATCGAATCATAATTATAACGTTAAATTGTGTGCCTTTCTTGTTTGTCATCCATACTTGTGGTTCAGATCGATCGAGTGAATCTTCAATCTTGATTTGTCTTGTATTGAAAGTCTTTTTGATGTTGTAtctagataatataattttgctTTTTTTAGGAAAGTTACGAGTTATTTAAGAGGCACATGTTTGAAAAATTCAAAGAAAGTTAGTTGCAAATCTAACCTCATATATTGAAAGATGCTTTTCTTTTTGTGAATTTTGGGATTTATCTATCTATTAATTGTATAAGGGTTCCAAGTTAATATAAATTTGGTACCTGCTCGGCTGCTCATAGCTCAAAGCCtcaaagttttaaatttgaacTTATTGAACGACTACGTAGTACGTACTAGATGAAATAGACATCTTGGTAGGCCCATGAATTGACGGGAGGGCCTCCTAAATTTCAATAATGGGCGGCCCAATAAGGATCgaaatcacttttttttaataagaataaTATAGAATTCACTGAAAGTTACTTGCacattatataatacaaacttTTGTTGTACATTATCTGATACAATATATTTCATAACTAATGATGTTACATACTTACTATTATGTCAGCATTATACAAGTTATACACCATAAGCTTTCGGCCTTAGTGGTGTATTATTGTTGATATAAATGCTTGAACAAAACAACTTTTAGTCTCATAGTCGATGTAAAGGTTTCGGATTTAAATCTTTAGCTTTGTAAAACCTCAACTCAGTTGAGCATTGCATGAAACTAAGAGAGTGTTTGGTTTACGGAATGTATGAGAATTTGGTGAatgcaatttttatttttttttgtcatgttAAGTTGACATACGAAATCCTAATTTCCATTCCTTTCATATATTATGAGAACCAAGCAGTCTTTTTAAGTCTTTGAGAGGTATAGTTTGATCCAATAAACTGCCATTATAAACTTTTAGACAACCTCACGTTAACATCTTTTATACACAACCACCTTAGTGAAATTATCCAAGATtgagttatataaataaatcaacaatATGAAATAATTCACATAATTGACATTTCtgatttaaatattaattaataaattcaaAATGTCATATTGTATGTATGAGTTTAAGTTAATAGACATTCGAGTTAGTTTAGGAGTAAAAGTATGCGTCGTTCagaaatatttatttgtatgagtTTGAGTTGCTCCATCGCAAACGCTTTATGTGTCACTATAgaggattttttatttttttctgctATAAATTGGTTGCGGGTATGAATACACAAGCGCTCATTGAAATGGATCACGCGGGGCCAAAGGACTACGTGGTCAGAGCTTCTCCGTCGATCTAATTTTGTTAGGAGTTTGGGCCGCCAATTGTATCAGTTTGGGCCACTGACTCTTATTTAAGCCCACATTTATCAGAAACTCACAGGCTCCAGGATACCCATTGCCTCTTACATAAAGCCCAGATACATTTAGACACTCACGTAGTCACATCGGAACTACAACCACACAAGAAAGGCCAATAACAGTCCACGTCAACTCCCGCCACTTCCCACCTATCTAAATGTCCATATTACCCTAATGGTGTTTGGTGTATTTGaataaaagataatgaaaatataatagaaaatgattatagtggaaaaaaaaaattgtatatgaaAAGATAATCGATTCTGTCGTTTGGTAcaatactaaattttaaataataatcaaatttaatacatataacattactaaaataaaaaaaaagttttaaaaattttcattcacATCAATTCTCAACATTTCATAGAGAATTAAGAGAATGAAATCGATTACATattctcgattctctttcccATTCTTCATTACAACCAAACATAAGAAGTGTTTGTCTCTCCATTTCCGGAACACCCCTAGACTTATAAACCCAGCCTTACAATTCCAAGGATATTTTCGTAACATTCTTCTAAAAGTCGGTTCACTCTCCCCTCTTCTGTTTCCCTTTCCCTCTACTTCAATTTccatttcacacacacaatCATCTATACGtataaaaatctatatctatatacataataaccGATCGATACAAATGGCGGCACGAGCAAGACGAACGACGTCGTTTCCGGAGGTAGTTATTGAGAGAGACAGCGACACTGACGAAAGTTCCGACgacgaagaagatgatgatttagaaATTGAAAACGACGTCGTTGAATCTGATGATAACGCCGTtgataaagaagaagaagatgaagttcAAAACGATGTCGTTTCAGCCAATGTGAAAGGGAAAGCACCAATTACTATTAGTCTTAAAAAAGTCTGTAAGGTAATTAATCGTTAATTAAACCCTAACTATTATCTTAAATttagggtttatatatatatatatatattaggtattttacccgcacgattgattgttataattattgttcaaaaaggttgaaaaacaaaagCTAAGATAGATATGATATTGTTCTTTTTTTGTCACCATTTTATACGTAACCATTTAGTAAGATTCTTTTATCACGGAAGATCATATATTTCGATTgcttattttgtatatttagtttATTAGTGATTTTAGTTATAAAGTCtttgttgatttattattattttctttcaacATGAGTTGTAAACATTATTAGTTTAACTCAATTTTTGTATAGAGAGATCGAAAAGTTGTAAGTTATAAAAGAAATacttagggcgcgtttggttgtagaaaatgttttctagttttttatttttagttttttagaaaataaaaggggttcttgttttctagaaaacaaataaaaattttgaaaacgcattctaattagaaaactagaaaacatgttgaatTGGGAGGGGAAGGGGTGAAATgaattggaaaatgaaaatggaaaatagaaaacaagaaaaaggtgttttcaagttttctatggaaaaatagaaaaccttgttttttgttttcttagaaaacattcttagaaaactatgattagaacgcgttttctgtattccatgttttcttggaaaacaaaaatggaaaacaaagtGTGTTTTCTAtaaccaaacgcccccttagCTTT is drawn from Erigeron canadensis isolate Cc75 chromosome 9, C_canadensis_v1, whole genome shotgun sequence and contains these coding sequences:
- the LOC122582847 gene encoding E3 ubiquitin-protein ligase AIRP2-like; the protein is MGKNNYKNSLKVLEADIQHANTLALNTIKDDNGACIQMRLYFSPAADLFSYLFPWANCKFAGALGLVRVFIYTIYADGKTTLKINERNASIRQFYGFMFPSIMQLQTGITDLDDRKQKEICLARYSKKNGLENEKPSDADVERERECGICMEANSKVVLPRCSHSLCLKCYRDWHGRSQSCPFCRETLKGVKLTDLWDCVEATDIIDLALIFQENSKRLFMYIEKLPLAPNPV